The DNA region CCAAAGAGCGCGCGCGCCCCGGTTCGACGCAGGCGCGCGCGCCCAGCATCATGTAGCCGGCAGCCAAGGCTCTTCCCTGCGACCATCGAAGGAGACGGCAATGAGCGAACCAGCACCGGGACTTCGCGGGGAATCCCGCCGCGCGGTGACGCAAGAACTCACGGCCGAGCATCTTGGATCCGGCGACGTTCCCGTGTTCGGAACGCCGGCGCTACTCGCACTGTTGGAAGAAGCGGCCGTCACCGCGCTTCGCGGCTCGATCCCCGAGGGCTCGACCAGCGTCGGGACGTGGGTCGAGCTGGAGCACCTCGCGCCTTCACGCGTTGGAGCCGAAGTCCACGCCGTCGCCCAACTCACCTCGGTCGAGGGACGAGCACTCTCTTTCGACTGCGAAGCCTACGAAGGCGAACGACTGATCGGGCGAGCCCGCCACCGGCGCGCGGTCGTCGACCGCGCGCGCTTCCTTGGCTAAGGGTTACAGAGACGTAACGAGTTCGAGCAGCGTCCGAACACCCACGCCGGTCGCCCCCTTGGGGCGCTCAAAGTCGTCCGCATCGGTCTTGGCGGGACCGGCGATGTCCAGGTGGACCCAGGGAGTGTCGTCCGCGAACTCCTTCAAGAACAATCCGGCAGTGATCGCTCCCCCACCGATGTTCTTGTTCGTGATGTTGCGCAGATCGGCGATATCGCTGTCCAACGCCGACCGGTAGCCGGGAAACAACGGCAACTCCCATGCAGGCTCACCGGCGCGCTCGGCCGCGTCGAGCACTCTGCGCACATCGGTCTTGGACGAACCCATAACTCCGAAGATGTGATGGCCGACGGCAATCATGCAGGCGCCGGTCAGCGTCGCGATGTCGACGATCAGATCGGCACCGCGCTCGCGCGCGTAGACGATCGCGTCGGCCAGCACCAGGCGACCTTCCGCGTCGGTGTTGCCGACCTCCACCGTCTTGCCTCCATAGTGACGCACCACGTCGCCGGGACGCGTGGCGTTCCCGTCGGGCATGTTCTCCGCAGAGGCGATGTAGCCGCGCACGGCCACCTTGGGCTTCAGCACCGCCACGGCCTTCATCACGCCGAGCACCGCCGCCGCGCCGCCCATGTCCATCTTCATCCAGTCAAGGCCCTCGGAAGGCTTGAGGTTGATACCACCGGAATCGAAAGTGATGCCCTTGCCCACAATCGCAACCGTCTTCGTCGCGCCCGCAGGATCCCAACGGATCTCGACGAGTCGCGGCGGTTTCGCCGAGCCACGCCCGACGGCAAGAATCCCGCCGAATCCCTTCGCCTCCAACTCAGTTTCGTCGAAGACCTTCACCTTCAGACCCTTGCCTCCGAGCGCGCGCGCCTGCTCGGCTAGGAACGCCGGGCTCTTGTCTCCGGAAGGAGTGTTCACGAGGTCGCGTGCGAGGTTGGTCGCATCGACCACGATCGCCGCGCGCTCAAACGCAGCCTTGGCCTTGCGCGTGTCGAGGGTCTTGCCCCCGATGATCGCCAGCGACTCGACGCGGTTCGGCTTGCCTTCCTGCTTGGCCTTGTATCGCTCGAACCGGTAGGAGGCCAGAAGGAATCCTTCGACGAACGCACCGGCAATCGCCTCGGCAGGCCCCTTGAAGGCCTGAGGAACCGTCGTGGCGATCGTCTTGGCCCCGCCACACTTGCGAGCGACGACCGCGCCGGCCTTGCGCGCGACCGCGAGCTTGGCCTCGGACTTCTCGCCGACACCGACAAAGAGAACTTGCTTTGCCGGCAACTTCCCGAGAGTCGTGATGGCGACGACCTCTCCGAGGGCGCCGGTGAAACGCTTGCCGAGCAGCGGACCGTCCTCAACCAGCGTCTCAAGCTCGGCGCCCAAGGCCGCGGCGACTTCTTTGGCGCCCGACCCGAACACAGGACCGGCGAATACGGGCAAGGCGAGCACGTCGCACGCTGCGTCCTGGGGGCGCTCTCGGGAGACGGTAACCGTCGGCATCTTCTTCTCCTTCGGACCTTGAGTGGCAAGCAGAGGATCGTCGGCCAGAGTATAAACCGCTCGGGACCGGGGTCCGGGGCCACGCGAGGAGGACGAGGATGAGCGAAACGTTGCGCTACGAGACGTCGGAGGGCGTCGCGACGATCACGATGAATCGTCCGGACAAGCTCAACGCAGTCAATGCCGAACTGGCTTCGGCACTCCGCGACCGGCTCGCCGAAGCCGCAACCAGTCCCTTCGTACGCTGCGTCCTTCTCACCGGCACCGGACGAGCATTCTGCTCGGGGGCGGACTTGTCGGAAATCCCACTGAACCCGGACGGCTTCCCGATGGACCTAGGCACCGTGCTTCGAACGCGCTACAACCCGATCATTCGGTCGATCGCCGGCATGGAGAAACCGGTCGTTGCGGCGGTGAACGGCGTCGCCGCCGGCGCCGGATGCTCGCTGGCGCTGGCGTGCGATTTCCGCATCGCCGGCGACTCCGCGGAGTTCCTCCAGGCCTTTGTTCGGATCGGCCTGATCGCCGACGCCGGCGCACACTACTTCCTCACGCGATTGGTCGGAGCCGGAAAGGCCGCAGAGTTGCTGATGCTCGGGGAAACAGTAGGAGCGACCGAAGCCGAGCGACTCGGACTCGTCACCAAAGTCGTCCCCTCGGCGCGCCTGGCCGAGGAGGCGCGCGCCTTCGCGGAACGGCTGGCGCGCGGCCCGACGCGCGCGCACGGACTCACGAAGAAGGCACTCCACTTCGGGTCTCGCCACGGACTGGACGCCACGCTGGACTTCGAAGCGGACCTGCAGCGCGCGGTTGCCCACACAGCCGACAGCACCGAAGGCGTCATGGCATTCCTTCAGAAGCGCGCGGCCAATTTCGAGGGCCGCTGAGACCGCGACCCGACTACATCACTGCGGTGGTCGTGTATTCCACCGAGTAGGACCTCTTGGGCTCGAGCAAGTCGTCCGGCTGCAGGAGCGCGCGCACGGTGATCGTCGCCGTACCCGGCGGGACGTCAATGTCCTGGCTCTCATACCATTTGGACGAGGCATCGCAACTCCAAAACAACGTCCTGGCCGGCGCGGAGTCAAAGCGGATCGTCCCAGACGTCGGCTTGTAGTCCGGATAGCAGGCCGGACCACCCACCTCAGCAACGACCATGATCTTGTCGGTCAGCGGAGCGATGTAGTTGGTGTTCGTATCGACGGTCCTCTGACGGCAACCCTCGGCCCCCAGATCCTCCCGGAGGTTGGCGCCCGCCGGCTCCGACACGGCGGTCGGGACCAGCCACGAGTAGACATGCAGGAGTTCGCCGTCCTCGCAGCGGTCGGCATGAGACGCTACGGGCGCAAGACCCACAGCCAGAACGGCCGCCAGCACCACGACGATTCGGTTTCTCATCGGTATCACCTTTCAAGCTCCATATGGTTCTCGGGCACGACGGCTCGCGAAGGCCGCCTCAGTTAAGGACGTGGTAAACGATCGTCTGTGTCTGGGGAGCTACGTAGAGGTCCTGCGGCTGCAGTTTGGCCGAAGCCGTGATCGTTGTCGTTCCTGCGGGGATGGTGAATACCTGGCTGTTCCAACGGAATTCCGGCTTCAGGCCATCGGCGTCCCACTTCCACGTGATGTTTCTCGTCGTAATGGGGGTCGTGTTGAACTTGATCGTCGCGGTGCCGAAGGGCCGGTGGTCGAAGTCCTGCGGATAGTTGAGCGCGACAACCTGAAGAACCGTGGCGCCGGGAACCAAGTATGCGGTATCTACGGTGCCTTCGACGTCCGCATTCGCACACCCGACCGAGCCCGGGTTGACCATACCCGTTTGCCCTGCCTGGTTCGGCGGAAGTTGCTGCGCTGCTGAACGAATAAACAACTGGTGGCCACCGCAGTTGCTCGCCGATGAAGTCGCCGGAACCAGGACGAGAACCAACCCCAAAGCGGCGGCGGTTGCGATTATCCGTTTATGCAAGGAAGTTCCCCTTTGTGACGTTTCAAACTCGTGGTCTTGCCCATTTGTTCGAGATCCAAGGGGCGAACTCCTGCCGATTACGGAAGCGTCTCCTCGGCGAGCACGACAATAACGAACACGACGACCCCAAAGGCACCGACGGCAAGGAACGCCGCCTGGAACGAAACGTACTGAGCCATGACTCCGGCCAGGATCGGGCCGACCAGTGCCCCGACGTCCCCGGCGATCCGATAGCCGCTGACTGCCGCACCTCGCGTTTCGGGCGTGGCGAGATCCGCAACCATCGCGCTCGGGCCGGGGCGCATGTATCCGGTCGCGGCTCCAACTACCGCCATGAGCGCGACCACGACGATCGCATTGTGGGACAAGCCTGCGGCGCCGATGGCGACCGCACACACCGCAACCGCCGGCACCAGCGTGAACTTCCGGCCACGCCGGTCGGAGAGTGACCCGGCATGCCAGATGACGGCCAGGCCAAACAGCGCCGT from Actinomycetota bacterium includes:
- a CDS encoding hotdog domain-containing protein gives rise to the protein MSEPAPGLRGESRRAVTQELTAEHLGSGDVPVFGTPALLALLEEAAVTALRGSIPEGSTSVGTWVELEHLAPSRVGAEVHAVAQLTSVEGRALSFDCEAYEGERLIGRARHRRAVVDRARFLG
- a CDS encoding leucyl aminopeptidase, giving the protein MPTVTVSRERPQDAACDVLALPVFAGPVFGSGAKEVAAALGAELETLVEDGPLLGKRFTGALGEVVAITTLGKLPAKQVLFVGVGEKSEAKLAVARKAGAVVARKCGGAKTIATTVPQAFKGPAEAIAGAFVEGFLLASYRFERYKAKQEGKPNRVESLAIIGGKTLDTRKAKAAFERAAIVVDATNLARDLVNTPSGDKSPAFLAEQARALGGKGLKVKVFDETELEAKGFGGILAVGRGSAKPPRLVEIRWDPAGATKTVAIVGKGITFDSGGINLKPSEGLDWMKMDMGGAAAVLGVMKAVAVLKPKVAVRGYIASAENMPDGNATRPGDVVRHYGGKTVEVGNTDAEGRLVLADAIVYARERGADLIVDIATLTGACMIAVGHHIFGVMGSSKTDVRRVLDAAERAGEPAWELPLFPGYRSALDSDIADLRNITNKNIGGGAITAGLFLKEFADDTPWVHLDIAGPAKTDADDFERPKGATGVGVRTLLELVTSL
- a CDS encoding enoyl-CoA hydratase-related protein, with product MSETLRYETSEGVATITMNRPDKLNAVNAELASALRDRLAEAATSPFVRCVLLTGTGRAFCSGADLSEIPLNPDGFPMDLGTVLRTRYNPIIRSIAGMEKPVVAAVNGVAAGAGCSLALACDFRIAGDSAEFLQAFVRIGLIADAGAHYFLTRLVGAGKAAELLMLGETVGATEAERLGLVTKVVPSARLAEEARAFAERLARGPTRAHGLTKKALHFGSRHGLDATLDFEADLQRAVAHTADSTEGVMAFLQKRAANFEGR